A DNA window from uncultured Methanoregula sp. contains the following coding sequences:
- a CDS encoding agmatine deiminase family protein, producing MESGTVVIGLIQMSVGPDMDENQKKALERVEAAARSGARIICLPELYRSRYFPQHVGADLSELAEFIPGKSTEFFSSLAIRLGVVIIVPILQKTPGGRIYNSAVVIDADGSVSAPYHKVHIPQDPGFFEKEYFYPGEAYRVFPTKFGRIAVLICFDQWFPEAARCVALDGAEIVFYPTAIGHPDANTPAEGNWQEAWELIQRSHAIANSVHVAAVNRVGQEGEIRFFGGSFVCDAFGKIIAHGGDSEETLIATLDLTMNREVRDSWGFFRNRRPETYGRIGTPFPGESGEFPALREGDTPKNRGFHMPAEWEPHAAVWLSWPNNKDTFPQLPLVEKAYYEFIEKIHTSERVELFVPTAIVHRQVRARLREMGVDLARITLHTSEYVDVWIRDYGPTFVVNRAQKKLALVRWNFNAWGGKYERQIQDGKIPFMMNRRLSLPLFEPGIILEGGSIDVNGKGTVLTTKACLLNPNRNPKLSSEDIEEKLKVFLGIEKVIWLNCGVEGDDTDGHVDDIARFVGPSTIVCAYETDSNDANYSALLENYTILSQSTDEEGRPFTVIKLPMPKKIEDADGRYPASYTNFYIGNKTVIVPIFDDPADNVALSILREIFPTREVVGINARAMVEGYGTFHCGTQQQPEA from the coding sequence ATGGAATCGGGAACCGTTGTGATCGGCCTCATCCAGATGTCCGTTGGCCCGGATATGGATGAGAACCAGAAAAAAGCACTGGAACGTGTTGAAGCTGCCGCCAGATCTGGAGCCCGGATCATATGCCTGCCCGAGCTCTACCGGTCCCGGTACTTCCCCCAGCACGTGGGTGCCGATCTTTCGGAACTCGCCGAGTTCATCCCCGGCAAATCAACGGAGTTTTTCTCATCCCTCGCCATCAGGCTCGGCGTGGTCATCATTGTTCCGATCCTGCAAAAGACGCCCGGAGGCCGGATTTACAACTCCGCGGTTGTCATTGATGCAGACGGAAGTGTCAGCGCTCCTTACCATAAGGTCCATATCCCCCAGGATCCCGGTTTCTTTGAAAAGGAGTACTTCTATCCCGGGGAAGCCTACCGGGTCTTTCCGACAAAATTCGGGCGGATTGCAGTTCTCATCTGCTTTGACCAGTGGTTTCCGGAGGCTGCCAGGTGTGTTGCACTGGACGGGGCAGAGATCGTCTTTTACCCGACGGCAATCGGCCATCCCGATGCGAATACCCCTGCGGAAGGAAACTGGCAGGAGGCCTGGGAACTGATCCAGCGCAGCCATGCAATAGCAAACAGCGTTCATGTGGCTGCGGTAAACCGTGTCGGGCAGGAAGGGGAGATCCGGTTCTTTGGCGGATCCTTTGTCTGCGATGCGTTTGGCAAGATTATTGCCCATGGAGGAGATTCTGAAGAGACCCTGATCGCAACTCTCGACCTTACGATGAACCGGGAAGTCAGGGATTCGTGGGGCTTTTTCCGGAACCGCCGTCCTGAGACCTATGGCCGTATTGGCACCCCGTTCCCGGGTGAGAGCGGGGAATTTCCGGCCTTGCGCGAAGGAGATACCCCGAAGAACCGCGGATTCCACATGCCTGCCGAATGGGAACCTCATGCAGCTGTCTGGCTTTCCTGGCCGAACAACAAGGATACGTTCCCGCAATTACCTCTCGTGGAAAAAGCATACTACGAGTTTATTGAGAAGATCCACACCTCCGAACGCGTTGAACTGTTCGTCCCTACTGCCATCGTCCACCGCCAGGTCCGGGCCCGTCTGAGGGAGATGGGTGTTGATCTTGCCCGGATCACGCTTCATACCAGTGAATATGTTGATGTCTGGATCCGCGATTACGGCCCGACCTTTGTTGTGAATCGTGCGCAGAAGAAACTGGCACTCGTGCGCTGGAATTTCAATGCATGGGGTGGAAAATATGAGCGGCAGATCCAGGACGGCAAGATCCCCTTCATGATGAACCGTCGCCTCAGTCTGCCCCTTTTCGAGCCGGGGATTATTCTGGAAGGCGGCTCAATCGATGTCAATGGCAAAGGTACTGTCCTGACCACAAAAGCCTGCCTTCTCAACCCGAACCGGAACCCAAAACTCTCCTCTGAGGATATCGAAGAGAAACTCAAAGTTTTCCTTGGCATTGAGAAGGTGATCTGGCTCAATTGTGGTGTCGAAGGCGATGATACGGATGGGCATGTCGATGATATTGCCCGGTTTGTCGGGCCTTCGACCATTGTCTGTGCCTATGAGACCGATAGTAATGATGCAAATTATTCTGCGCTTTTAGAAAATTACACGATCCTGAGTCAGTCCACTGATGAGGAAGGACGACCGTTCACGGTCATAAAATTGCCCATGCCAAAAAAGATCGAGGATGCGGATGGACGCTACCCGGCGAGTTACACGAATTTTTACATCGGCAACAAGACCGTGATCGTTCCGATCTTCGATGATCCTGCAGATAACGTGGCGCTTTCAATTCTCCGGGAGATTTTCCCCACCCGGGAAGTTGTCGGAATCAATGCCCGGGCCATGGTTGAAGGCTATGGAACATTCCATTGCGGAACGCAGCAACAGCCCGAAGCATAG
- a CDS encoding DUF2178 domain-containing protein, whose protein sequence is MKKNTFYLFIGCIALVLLGLFWYSVEIHKPLIIEIAFILGIVAIYLARKKVTDLIEDERSAQITEKAALRTFQVFWVVFCAFSIGAVMNLLYVPHFSKQRITNRSVEIIPPELLSLKMLGYFQLGLLCLMIFLYVGFRLYYARKYGDWETDEE, encoded by the coding sequence ATGAAGAAAAATACCTTTTATCTTTTTATCGGATGTATTGCGCTCGTTCTTCTGGGGCTGTTCTGGTACTCGGTCGAAATTCACAAACCACTGATCATTGAGATCGCCTTCATTCTCGGGATCGTGGCGATCTATCTTGCGCGGAAGAAAGTAACCGATCTGATCGAGGACGAGCGGAGTGCCCAGATTACAGAAAAAGCGGCCCTGAGAACATTTCAGGTTTTCTGGGTGGTGTTCTGCGCATTTTCCATCGGGGCGGTAATGAACCTGCTCTATGTTCCCCATTTTTCAAAGCAGCGGATAACCAATCGGTCGGTGGAGATCATCCCCCCGGAACTGTTGTCCCTGAAAATGCTGGGATATTTTCAGCTGGGGCTCTTGTGCCTGATGATCTTCCTGTATGTCGGCTTCAGACTCTATTATGCCCGGAAATATGGGGACTGGGAGACCGATGAAGAATAA
- a CDS encoding helix-turn-helix transcriptional regulator produces the protein MKNKIKVFRAMHDLTQEDLALEIGVTRQTILAIEKGKYVPSLDLAFRIARRFNVTIEEVFTYESEVRTIDID, from the coding sequence ATGAAGAATAAGATCAAGGTATTCCGGGCAATGCATGATCTGACCCAGGAAGATCTTGCCCTGGAGATCGGTGTAACAAGACAGACAATTCTCGCAATTGAAAAGGGTAAGTACGTCCCGTCCCTGGATCTAGCGTTCAGGATCGCCCGACGCTTCAATGTGACGATTGAAGAGGTTTTCACCTACGAGAGCGAAGTGAGGACCATCGATATCGACTGA
- a CDS encoding ABC transporter ATP-binding protein: MSQTPLIRLDDVSKVYHLESGDFTALDHVSLDIRENDFIAIMGPSGSGKSTMMNQLGILDVPTSGKLYIEGRDVSEMTALERTHMRRDTIGYIFQKFYLIPLLTAYENVEYPLILKYKKRDSSGKAAAVLKSVGFDSDMSAHRPNQLSGGQQQRVAVARALVNEPKILLCDEPTGNLDRKTGLQIMELLVGLHREGKTVILVTHDSKIAEYAHRTIELEDGRIVRS; encoded by the coding sequence ATGAGCCAAACACCCCTTATTCGTCTCGACGATGTGTCGAAAGTCTACCATCTGGAGAGTGGAGACTTTACCGCACTCGATCATGTCTCACTCGACATCAGGGAGAACGACTTCATCGCCATCATGGGACCCTCGGGCTCCGGCAAATCCACCATGATGAACCAGCTCGGTATTCTCGATGTCCCCACATCAGGAAAATTGTATATCGAAGGCAGGGATGTATCGGAGATGACCGCGCTCGAACGCACCCACATGCGCCGCGATACCATCGGGTACATTTTCCAGAAATTTTACCTCATCCCCCTCCTCACTGCGTATGAAAACGTGGAATATCCCCTCATCCTGAAATACAAAAAGCGGGATAGTTCCGGAAAAGCCGCAGCAGTCCTCAAATCCGTGGGATTCGACAGCGACATGAGTGCCCACCGGCCCAACCAGTTATCCGGCGGCCAGCAGCAGCGGGTTGCCGTTGCGCGGGCGCTCGTCAACGAGCCCAAGATCCTCCTCTGCGACGAACCGACCGGCAACCTGGACCGGAAGACCGGTCTCCAGATTATGGAGCTCCTTGTCGGGCTGCACCGCGAAGGAAAGACGGTCATTCTCGTGACCCACGATTCCAAAATTGCCGAATACGCCCACCGCACGATCGAGCTTGAAGATGGCAGGATTGTGAGATCATGA
- a CDS encoding ABC transporter permease — protein sequence MKDIFFDLSVRSVRLNFLRSLLASIGIVIGVVAISSMGMLGTNMQLQVKEQLSASANTITITPDAVRMSPGSTASTGIDKTQLNEIKESAGNNEVIPIHRSSTRFTVGSTNGRGSIYGMDPNDITKFLTVSEGDSLNGESDALVGSTLATNLGIKIGSRLKIGEDNKSVTRPVVRVAGILQARGMTADGVMADNAIIVSDNWYTSHFGDENLYDQVNVIVKNVDTISDVETAIDDKVNRKTQVIRISDASSRLSSISSTLGTITTFILAIGAISLVVAAVSIFNVMMMSVNERIQEIGILLSIGTEKGEVRRMFLYEAFILGIIGAVFGGICSLIIGYSVVGAMIGSTAYFFLPESIIFVPEGMLIGVIVCVVSGLYPAWRASNMDPIDALRAE from the coding sequence ATGAAAGATATCTTCTTCGATCTCTCGGTCCGGAGCGTGCGGCTGAATTTTCTCCGGTCGCTGCTTGCGTCCATCGGTATTGTCATCGGCGTCGTTGCCATCTCATCGATGGGCATGCTCGGGACAAACATGCAGCTCCAGGTAAAAGAGCAGCTCTCGGCAAGCGCAAACACCATCACGATAACCCCGGATGCGGTCCGGATGAGCCCCGGGTCCACAGCCTCGACCGGCATAGACAAAACCCAGCTGAACGAGATCAAGGAATCCGCAGGAAACAATGAGGTTATTCCAATCCATCGGTCCAGTACGCGGTTCACGGTGGGTTCAACGAACGGGCGCGGATCGATCTATGGGATGGATCCAAACGATATAACCAAGTTCCTCACCGTGTCAGAAGGAGACAGCCTGAATGGCGAGAGCGATGCCCTGGTAGGATCAACGCTTGCAACAAACCTGGGTATCAAGATCGGCAGCCGGCTCAAGATCGGCGAGGATAACAAGTCGGTCACCCGGCCGGTTGTCCGGGTTGCAGGCATTCTCCAGGCAAGGGGAATGACCGCAGACGGCGTCATGGCCGACAACGCCATCATCGTCTCAGATAACTGGTACACTTCTCACTTCGGCGATGAAAACCTCTACGATCAGGTGAACGTGATCGTGAAGAACGTGGATACCATCAGCGATGTGGAGACGGCAATAGATGACAAAGTCAACCGGAAGACGCAGGTTATCCGCATATCAGATGCCAGTTCCCGCCTGTCCAGCATCTCATCAACCCTCGGGACAATCACGACATTTATCCTTGCAATCGGGGCAATTTCCCTTGTTGTGGCAGCAGTCAGCATATTCAATGTGATGATGATGTCGGTGAATGAGCGGATCCAGGAGATTGGGATCCTGCTCTCCATAGGAACGGAGAAAGGAGAAGTACGCCGCATGTTCCTCTACGAGGCGTTCATCCTCGGGATCATAGGGGCGGTATTTGGCGGGATCTGCAGCCTTATTATCGGCTACTCCGTTGTAGGGGCAATGATCGGCAGCACCGCCTACTTCTTCCTGCCCGAGAGTATCATCTTTGTCCCCGAAGGGATGCTCATCGGCGTGATCGTCTGCGTTGTCTCCGGTCTGTATCCGGCCTGGCGGGCATCGAACATGGATCCGATCGATGCTCTGAGGGCGGAATAG
- a CDS encoding acetate uptake transporter: MEHIEEKNRNNIFLNDNTANPAPLGLCSFGMTTMLLSLHNAGVIALTSPILAMAIFYGGIIQILVGIMEWKKNNSFGMVTFGSFGCFWISFASMLMLPALGIAKAPQPVDLAAFLALWGIFAFGLFICTLRMHRLLQVTLAAVVLLVILLVAAQLTGSSLVLMAGGIMGLIAGALALYLGMGQVINEVYGSRVLPV; this comes from the coding sequence ATGGAACATATCGAAGAGAAGAACCGGAACAATATTTTCTTGAACGACAACACTGCCAATCCCGCTCCCCTCGGACTGTGCTCGTTTGGCATGACAACCATGCTGCTCAGCCTGCATAATGCCGGTGTGATCGCCCTGACAAGCCCCATACTTGCCATGGCCATCTTCTACGGGGGCATCATCCAGATTCTTGTCGGGATCATGGAATGGAAAAAGAACAACAGTTTCGGTATGGTCACGTTTGGAAGTTTCGGCTGTTTCTGGATCTCCTTCGCATCCATGCTCATGCTTCCGGCTCTCGGAATCGCAAAAGCACCGCAGCCGGTGGATCTGGCAGCCTTCCTTGCACTGTGGGGCATTTTTGCATTCGGGCTTTTCATCTGCACATTAAGGATGCACCGGCTCCTGCAGGTCACGCTCGCTGCAGTCGTCCTCCTGGTGATCCTGCTCGTTGCAGCCCAGCTCACCGGAAGCTCACTGGTTCTCATGGCCGGGGGCATCATGGGACTGATTGCCGGAGCTCTCGCCCTGTATCTCGGAATGGGCCAGGTCATCAATGAGGTGTACGGGAGCCGGGTCTTACCGGTCTGA
- a CDS encoding GNAT family N-acetyltransferase — MYLQTRKAILRPWSVADAESVVRHGNNPRIAACMRDGFPHPYTLADANRFIDLAGSTKNLMLAIEVNGEAAGGIGIHYFEDVYRGTGEIGYWLSESFWGQGIVTDAVRALVPAVFRETALVRIQAGIFANNKASARVLEKCGFLREAVHKNAITKDGVLMDEIVYAILKKDTGESDR; from the coding sequence ATGTATCTTCAAACCAGAAAAGCGATCCTCCGGCCCTGGTCGGTTGCCGATGCAGAATCTGTTGTCCGGCACGGGAACAACCCCCGTATTGCAGCCTGCATGCGGGACGGGTTCCCGCATCCGTATACGCTTGCAGATGCGAACCGGTTTATCGATCTGGCCGGCTCAACGAAAAATCTGATGCTTGCCATTGAGGTGAATGGAGAGGCCGCGGGAGGAATTGGCATCCATTATTTTGAGGATGTTTACCGTGGGACCGGGGAGATTGGGTACTGGCTGTCGGAGTCCTTCTGGGGGCAGGGTATCGTTACCGATGCCGTCCGCGCTCTCGTCCCGGCAGTATTCCGGGAGACCGCTCTTGTCCGCATCCAGGCGGGTATTTTTGCAAACAACAAAGCCTCAGCAAGGGTTCTGGAAAAGTGCGGCTTCCTGCGGGAAGCCGTTCATAAGAATGCCATTACGAAAGATGGCGTTCTCATGGATGAGATCGTGTACGCAATTCTCAAAAAAGATACCGGGGAATCAGACCGGTAA
- a CDS encoding RsmD family RNA methyltransferase, giving the protein MLHSRRLLAVDVRDGWTRFFISASNIPVPMGFKDQLSGQIPEDLLPLLTGHYDVIGSVAVLPVPPELEDFRFIIADAILSHRHSIKSVLNKTSSVQGNSRTARYEILTGTDTITTCREYGFSYTFDVLTSFYNSRLQSERKRVSGQVLPGEDVLVPFAGVGPFVVPAAARGARVVAIEQNPEAFRWLKENIRKNDVEDRVTAVLGDAFDTSLLIRPGFDRVIIPTPYGMDAILENLEPYVNQGGMVHFYTFRNKRQVAELAGELGGRGFEPVCTRRCGNVAPGVARWVFDLRKRS; this is encoded by the coding sequence ATGCTGCATAGCCGGAGGCTTCTGGCCGTGGATGTCCGCGATGGATGGACACGGTTTTTTATATCTGCATCCAATATCCCGGTGCCTATGGGGTTCAAAGACCAGTTATCCGGTCAGATTCCCGAAGATCTCCTTCCACTCCTGACCGGTCATTACGATGTGATCGGATCCGTAGCCGTTCTCCCGGTTCCCCCCGAGCTTGAAGACTTCAGGTTCATTATCGCCGATGCCATCCTTTCCCACCGCCATTCGATAAAATCGGTCCTGAACAAGACTTCATCGGTGCAGGGAAACAGCAGGACTGCCCGGTACGAGATCCTTACAGGAACCGATACGATAACCACCTGCCGGGAATATGGTTTTTCGTACACGTTCGATGTGCTCACCTCGTTTTATAATTCCCGTCTCCAGAGCGAGAGAAAAAGAGTTTCCGGCCAGGTACTTCCGGGAGAAGATGTCCTTGTCCCGTTTGCCGGCGTTGGTCCGTTTGTCGTACCTGCTGCAGCCCGGGGAGCCCGTGTTGTGGCAATTGAGCAGAACCCTGAAGCATTCCGGTGGCTGAAGGAAAATATCCGGAAGAATGATGTCGAAGACCGGGTTACTGCGGTTTTGGGAGATGCTTTTGATACGTCCCTGTTGATCCGGCCGGGATTTGACCGGGTGATTATCCCGACACCGTACGGGATGGATGCAATCCTTGAGAACCTGGAGCCTTATGTGAATCAAGGCGGGATGGTTCACTTCTATACGTTCCGGAACAAGAGGCAGGTTGCTGAACTGGCGGGGGAGTTGGGTGGCCGGGGATTTGAACCCGTTTGTACCAGGAGATGCGGGAATGTGGCTCCGGGTGTGGCCCGCTGGGTGTTTGATCTCAGGAAGAGATCATGA
- a CDS encoding FkbM family methyltransferase, whose translation MSESQDLITSDGVIFSTQKRSFRQIFEVPEYRFWDIRPDDRVLDIGANVGAFCIRAARISPNVTAVEPVTCDILEKNIRANNAPVATIQGALGDGKPCEICWDGCRVMAPTFTLGELIRRAGGCDFLKCDCEGAEWLIRHSDLSGVRRIEMELHMPPICSVPDMALLDYIGQHYHFEIERRPCHDVMGVMGILHAKQKS comes from the coding sequence ATGTCAGAATCGCAGGATCTCATCACCTCCGACGGGGTGATCTTCTCCACACAAAAGAGATCGTTCCGGCAGATCTTTGAAGTGCCGGAATACCGGTTTTGGGATATCCGCCCGGACGATCGGGTCCTGGATATCGGGGCCAACGTGGGGGCATTCTGCATCCGTGCGGCACGGATCAGCCCAAACGTAACCGCGGTGGAACCGGTGACCTGTGATATTCTTGAAAAAAATATCCGGGCGAACAATGCACCGGTAGCAACCATACAAGGAGCGCTGGGCGATGGGAAGCCCTGCGAGATCTGCTGGGACGGCTGCCGGGTCATGGCCCCAACCTTCACGCTCGGGGAACTTATCCGGAGGGCCGGGGGCTGCGATTTCCTGAAATGCGACTGTGAAGGTGCCGAATGGCTGATCCGTCATTCGGACTTATCCGGCGTGCGGAGGATAGAGATGGAACTGCACATGCCCCCGATCTGCAGCGTTCCCGATATGGCACTCCTGGATTACATCGGCCAGCATTACCATTTTGAGATAGAACGCAGGCCCTGTCATGACGTGATGGGCGTCATGGGCATCCTGCATGCTAAACAAAAATCCTGA
- a CDS encoding nitroreductase family protein produces the protein MCTDIIEQRNVALDQILAERRSYRMFTAEIPPDDAIRRILHAGLLGPFAAAAVGPSKDYFRRFFVLRSGSASMKAIIPLVMNQVTTMAQELERGMEKDPELRKRAGPFLQRLSAIQKMGRVPGIGTAPFYIIVAERRGFPQVELQSLAHCLENMWLKATALELGFQLVSVTSQMSANPEFCKILGIRPGEWELMGCAVGVAADELSPSIRPPVEEVTRWLE, from the coding sequence ATGTGCACTGATATCATCGAACAGAGAAATGTTGCCCTCGACCAGATCCTTGCCGAACGACGCTCGTACCGTATGTTCACAGCAGAGATCCCGCCTGACGATGCGATCCGGCGCATCCTGCATGCAGGGCTTCTTGGCCCGTTCGCTGCCGCGGCCGTCGGCCCGTCGAAGGATTATTTCCGGAGATTCTTTGTGCTGCGAAGCGGTTCGGCAAGCATGAAGGCAATAATTCCCCTTGTGATGAACCAGGTAACAACCATGGCACAGGAGCTGGAGCGGGGAATGGAAAAGGATCCTGAACTCCGGAAGAGAGCAGGCCCGTTCCTCCAGCGCCTGTCGGCGATACAGAAGATGGGCAGGGTTCCCGGGATCGGAACCGCCCCGTTCTACATCATTGTTGCAGAGCGCCGGGGATTTCCCCAGGTAGAACTCCAGTCCCTTGCACACTGCCTGGAGAACATGTGGCTCAAGGCAACCGCACTGGAGCTCGGGTTCCAGCTCGTATCGGTCACGTCCCAGATGTCTGCAAACCCGGAGTTCTGTAAAATCCTGGGCATCAGGCCGGGCGAATGGGAGCTGATGGGGTGTGCGGTCGGGGTTGCGGCCGATGAACTCTCTCCGTCCATCCGGCCCCCGGTCGAAGAGGTTACCCGGTGGCTCGAGTAA
- a CDS encoding DUF169 domain-containing protein — protein sequence MPESQIAKKAGIRKNPVAIVWADKKPEKALEFKPGIWSCSMWLFAKVANEGRTAVFSRDTTTCAGGAMGLGFGRPWEKHASRSEEGFCSFLSNGIEGAADKKAYESVIARGFDEHHKKMLTEGERFFKSPAIVRKFLQNLPVYDAQDKFVIMKPVQDVKDGEDVKSVVFVANADQISALSILANYGHGNIRDGIIVTAGAAGCQALGVCTYAESGKDHPRAVIGLTDLSARKSVRATLGKDVLTFSVPYSLYQEMEANAEGSFLDLDLWKELRDSA from the coding sequence ATGCCAGAAAGTCAGATTGCGAAAAAAGCCGGGATCCGGAAAAATCCGGTTGCTATCGTATGGGCCGATAAAAAACCGGAAAAAGCCCTTGAATTCAAGCCGGGTATCTGGAGTTGCAGCATGTGGCTCTTTGCCAAGGTTGCCAATGAGGGGCGGACTGCGGTCTTCTCCCGGGATACCACCACCTGCGCAGGCGGGGCGATGGGTCTTGGGTTCGGGCGGCCCTGGGAGAAACACGCGTCCCGGAGCGAGGAGGGATTCTGCTCGTTCCTCTCGAACGGGATCGAGGGAGCCGCGGATAAGAAGGCTTACGAATCGGTCATTGCACGGGGGTTTGATGAGCATCACAAAAAGATGCTCACCGAAGGAGAGCGCTTCTTCAAAAGCCCTGCCATTGTCAGAAAATTCTTGCAAAACCTGCCGGTCTATGACGCACAGGACAAGTTTGTCATCATGAAACCCGTTCAGGATGTCAAAGATGGCGAGGATGTGAAGAGTGTCGTGTTCGTTGCAAACGCCGACCAGATCTCTGCGCTCTCGATCCTTGCAAATTACGGGCACGGAAATATCCGGGACGGGATCATTGTTACCGCCGGTGCGGCCGGGTGCCAGGCACTCGGTGTCTGCACGTATGCAGAGTCCGGGAAGGATCATCCCCGGGCAGTAATCGGTCTCACCGACCTCTCGGCCCGGAAGAGTGTCCGGGCAACTCTCGGGAAAGATGTTCTCACCTTCTCGGTTCCGTATTCCCTTTACCAGGAGATGGAAGCCAATGCCGAGGGAAGTTTCCTTGACCTGGATCTCTGGAAGGAACTCCGGGATTCGGCGTGA
- a CDS encoding class I SAM-dependent methyltransferase: MLFLSEQEKQDWAGYAEEILSSFPAPGKYDAEIRKNLVPAFHFYIGTILAAKGFSGESIAWLETGVSKEEKGLACCSFLLGFLNRHNNRFAKPAIVFKDPRPFIHFANSPGMVAARQEFIRQCSHTLPAFHEPVRFMDIGCGDGALTAAVLLNLADTGKIPEIDEILLIDPSPAMTELAHSTLRAAFPDTEITVRNGRIQDCSGDINRKFDIALSSFAYHHMPFEEKRIHLSRLKPWIDHFILFDMEANNDTPESFTPDIALSVYQSYGRIMDFVCSNNAPPDLVNDCMDSFLMAEVISILTEPRGIRSDYHMLRSQWNVLFSEVLGPEFSRLCDSSAYSDEYMAILTLHYGRNSRR, translated from the coding sequence ATGCTCTTTCTTTCAGAACAGGAGAAGCAGGACTGGGCAGGATATGCAGAAGAGATCCTCTCCTCATTTCCGGCGCCCGGCAAGTACGATGCAGAGATCCGCAAAAACCTGGTTCCGGCATTTCACTTTTACATCGGTACTATCCTTGCTGCGAAAGGGTTCAGTGGTGAAAGTATCGCGTGGCTGGAGACGGGAGTCAGCAAGGAAGAGAAAGGTCTCGCCTGCTGTTCGTTCCTTCTTGGATTTTTGAACCGGCACAACAACCGGTTTGCAAAACCGGCAATAGTATTCAAGGATCCCCGGCCGTTCATCCATTTTGCAAATTCCCCCGGGATGGTTGCAGCCCGACAGGAGTTCATCCGGCAGTGCAGCCACACCCTGCCCGCATTTCACGAACCGGTCCGGTTCATGGATATCGGCTGCGGCGACGGGGCACTGACAGCTGCCGTTCTCCTGAACCTGGCAGACACAGGAAAGATACCGGAGATCGATGAGATCCTTCTCATCGATCCCTCCCCGGCTATGACAGAACTTGCACACTCGACCCTCCGGGCCGCATTCCCCGACACTGAAATCACCGTCAGGAACGGGCGCATCCAGGACTGCTCGGGTGACATCAACCGGAAGTTCGACATTGCACTCAGCTCGTTTGCCTACCACCACATGCCGTTTGAAGAAAAACGGATCCATCTCTCCCGGCTCAAGCCCTGGATCGATCATTTCATCCTGTTCGACATGGAGGCCAATAACGATACACCGGAGAGTTTTACACCTGATATTGCCCTTTCCGTATACCAGTCGTACGGCAGGATCATGGATTTCGTCTGCTCCAACAATGCCCCGCCGGATCTTGTCAATGACTGCATGGATTCGTTCCTCATGGCCGAGGTCATCTCGATCCTCACCGAACCCCGGGGAATAAGGAGCGATTACCATATGCTCCGGAGCCAGTGGAACGTGCTCTTTTCCGAAGTCCTCGGGCCGGAATTTTCACGTTTGTGCGATTCATCGGCCTATTCCGATGAATACATGGCGATCCTTACCCTCCATTACGGCAGGAACAGCCGGCGCTGA
- a CDS encoding NAD(P)/FAD-dependent oxidoreductase: MADHPDGAIPQRDGKTYSVMARSPAGLVTPELLEKIASIGRKYRVPVVKITSGQRIALIGIDRPDVEAVLDELGPDAVRKTGPCIRFVQSCPGIRNCKNGTQDSLGLALALEERYREKPFPGKIKIGISGCPRCCGESHTRDIGIMGTPNGWTLLFGGNNGTRPRFGDVLAKNLSTADVQDLVSRLLDYYQLNAQSKERSARFMERITFARIKHDLLDLAPYIPLEH; the protein is encoded by the coding sequence ATGGCAGATCATCCTGATGGCGCAATTCCCCAGCGCGATGGAAAGACCTATTCGGTGATGGCCAGGTCACCGGCCGGGCTTGTCACACCGGAACTTCTGGAAAAGATCGCTTCGATTGGACGCAAATACCGGGTACCGGTGGTGAAGATCACCTCCGGCCAGCGCATTGCCCTGATTGGCATTGACCGGCCGGATGTTGAGGCGGTCCTTGATGAACTTGGCCCGGACGCGGTCCGGAAGACCGGGCCCTGCATCCGCTTTGTCCAGTCCTGTCCGGGGATCCGGAACTGTAAGAACGGAACGCAGGACTCGCTTGGCCTTGCTCTTGCCCTGGAAGAGCGTTACCGCGAGAAACCATTCCCCGGCAAGATCAAGATCGGGATATCGGGATGTCCCCGGTGCTGTGGCGAGAGCCATACCCGGGATATCGGGATCATGGGAACGCCAAACGGGTGGACGCTCCTTTTCGGGGGAAACAATGGTACCCGGCCGCGGTTTGGCGATGTTCTCGCAAAGAATCTCTCAACTGCTGATGTTCAGGATCTTGTCAGCCGGTTGCTCGACTATTACCAGCTGAATGCACAGTCAAAGGAGCGATCCGCCCGGTTCATGGAACGGATCACGTTTGCGAGGATAAAGCACGATCTTTTGGATCTGGCCCCGTACATTCCTCTTGAGCACTAG